One stretch of Croceibacterium atlanticum DNA includes these proteins:
- a CDS encoding (2Fe-2S)-binding protein, giving the protein MSRMTVNGRPVQFDMDPQTPLLWALRDAANLTGTKYGCGAGDCGACMVMVDGAALRSCLVTIAEAEGRYVTTIEGLSHDRSHPVQQALVAEQAIQCGFCTPGIAMAAAALLERNANPGEAEIREAIPNLCRCGVYPRLVKAIERAGRVARRAERISAAPAPGIDARDAASAVPAMRAPDIEGEIE; this is encoded by the coding sequence ATGTCACGCATGACGGTCAATGGCCGGCCGGTTCAGTTCGATATGGACCCGCAGACGCCGCTGCTTTGGGCGCTGCGCGATGCCGCCAATCTGACAGGCACGAAATATGGTTGCGGCGCCGGCGATTGCGGCGCCTGCATGGTGATGGTGGATGGCGCCGCCTTGCGCAGCTGCCTGGTCACCATTGCGGAGGCGGAAGGCCGCTATGTCACGACGATAGAAGGGCTTTCGCATGATCGCTCGCATCCGGTGCAGCAGGCGCTGGTGGCGGAACAGGCGATCCAGTGCGGGTTCTGCACGCCGGGCATCGCGATGGCGGCGGCCGCCCTGCTGGAACGCAACGCCAATCCGGGCGAGGCGGAGATACGCGAAGCTATCCCCAATCTGTGCCGCTGCGGGGTTTATCCCCGTCTGGTGAAGGCGATAGAGCGGGCCGGGCGCGTAGCGCGCCGGGCCGAAAGGATCAGCGCGGCACCCGCGCCGGGCATCGATGCGCGCGACGCGGCGAGCGCGGTGCCGGCCATGCGCGCGCCGGACATTGAAGGAGAAATCGAGTGA
- a CDS encoding arsenate reductase family protein, which yields MKATIWHNPKCGTSRKTLALLEERPGIDVEVIEYLKSPPGKDKLAQLYRDAGMKPAEGLRMRGTDAAERGLPDAGDDDVLEAMAAEPILIERPLVETEKGVRLCRPMEKVEEIL from the coding sequence GTGAAGGCGACCATCTGGCACAACCCGAAATGCGGCACTTCGCGCAAGACGCTGGCCCTGCTGGAAGAACGGCCGGGAATCGATGTCGAAGTGATCGAATATCTCAAGTCGCCGCCGGGTAAGGACAAGCTGGCCCAGCTCTATCGGGATGCAGGGATGAAGCCGGCTGAAGGGCTGCGTATGCGTGGCACTGACGCGGCGGAGCGCGGCCTGCCCGATGCGGGCGATGACGATGTGCTGGAAGCAATGGCGGCCGAACCGATCCTGATCGAACGCCCGCTGGTGGAAACGGAAAAGGGCGTGCGCTTGTGCAGGCCGATGGAAAAGGTGGAAGAAATCCTTTAA
- a CDS encoding 2,4'-dihydroxyacetophenone dioxygenase family protein, with the protein MPEAPTTEPWAGTPPVPHALRPDAKPEAYMAKIAEGDEKLWVPIVEDVYSKPVWISPSLNMWADVLMAKKPCIVNRHYHPKPIWAYTISGKWAYLEHDWTATAGDFIFETPGESHTLVSYEHPDPMKVFFVVSGPLMWLDEEGNSVGHYDVFDYMRDAREHYEKVGLGADYVDTLIR; encoded by the coding sequence ATGCCTGAAGCACCGACAACGGAACCGTGGGCCGGGACTCCTCCCGTCCCCCACGCCCTGCGCCCGGACGCCAAGCCCGAAGCCTATATGGCCAAGATCGCGGAAGGGGATGAAAAGCTGTGGGTCCCGATCGTGGAGGATGTCTATTCCAAGCCGGTCTGGATCAGCCCGTCGCTGAACATGTGGGCCGATGTATTGATGGCGAAGAAGCCGTGCATCGTGAACCGGCATTATCACCCCAAGCCGATCTGGGCCTACACGATCAGCGGGAAATGGGCGTATCTGGAACATGACTGGACCGCCACGGCCGGCGATTTCATCTTCGAAACGCCGGGCGAAAGCCATACGCTCGTTTCCTACGAACACCCGGATCCGATGAAGGTCTTCTTCGTCGTATCCGGCCCGCTGATGTGGCTGGACGAAGAAGGCAATTCCGTCGGCCATTACGACGTGTTCGATTACATGCGCGATGCCCGCGAACATTACGAAAAGGTCGGCCTGGGCGCCGACTATGTCGATACACTGATCCGCTGA
- a CDS encoding class I SAM-dependent methyltransferase, whose amino-acid sequence MSGSELAEGRRPGLVQRISRAMGPAGVFFRGFVEHPVMVGSIIPSSKATIERMLRPVDWANCKLFVEYGPGVGTFCRPVLDKLPRDGELVVIDTNPMFIDYLNKTIRDSRFHAVLGSAEDVEEIVRSLGHEKADYVLSGLPFSTLPEGVAPAIAAATHRVIRKGGAFLTYQFSTVARDYTARHFPRVETGFVWRNIPPCVLAWGWQD is encoded by the coding sequence ATGAGTGGCAGTGAGTTGGCCGAGGGCCGTCGTCCCGGGCTTGTGCAGCGCATTTCCCGGGCCATGGGTCCAGCCGGCGTCTTCTTTCGCGGGTTTGTGGAACATCCCGTCATGGTCGGTTCGATCATTCCTTCATCGAAGGCAACGATCGAACGGATGCTGCGCCCGGTGGACTGGGCCAATTGCAAGCTCTTCGTGGAATATGGCCCCGGAGTCGGGACTTTCTGCCGCCCCGTGCTCGACAAGCTGCCGCGCGATGGCGAACTGGTGGTGATCGACACCAACCCGATGTTCATTGATTATCTGAACAAGACGATCCGCGACAGCCGGTTCCACGCCGTGCTCGGTTCGGCCGAGGATGTGGAGGAAATCGTCCGCTCGCTCGGTCATGAGAAGGCGGATTATGTCCTGTCGGGCCTGCCATTCTCGACCCTGCCGGAAGGCGTGGCGCCTGCCATTGCCGCCGCCACCCACCGCGTGATCCGCAAGGGCGGTGCTTTCCTGACTTATCAGTTCAGCACGGTCGCGCGCGATTACACGGCGCGCCATTTCCCGCGCGTTGAAACCGGCTTCGTCTGGCGGAACATTCCGCCCTGCGTGCTGGCCTGGGGCTGGCAGGACTGA
- a CDS encoding TonB-dependent receptor, producing MKCTQVSLAVLAFALATPAYAQDAQQAGDAAGQEDQQRTGGIREIVVTAQKRAEDVQDVPIAISAFDAESLQERAIGNVSSLSAITPNVTLDASTPFSGSSAVLGATIRGIGSSDFAFNIDPAVGVYLDGVYLGRSIGANQDLLDVERIEVLKGPQGTLFGRNTIGGAISIVTRNPGDEFRVTGDVTTGSFKRMQVRGMVELPITTGLSSSLAFGMMKRDGYQKRKEYPGFVGDYTSWEQFPAAGYQNADRQGGDDTWSARGKLRWDDGGAFRATLTGDFTNIDQESTANTVLDVLDDNPAAFFSGLFNTCISSTAAEIGAAGLTFVCGPRNGSGGYNTIEGLASRNVDADPLNDIAPYDDRWVNDDIDTSYATGNNFSKLEQGGVALDLEYDVSPDVMLKSISSFRKIDFAAGVDLDNSPLPILQTSFTVDQEQWSQELQVTGSFLDDALNFVLGGYVFNEKGDLRDFVTFAGGLLQVDGPGEIDTTAYAAFGQVDWRLSDLIGVTFGGRYTKEDKSYIGAQSDLNGINYKLAGCMDLDPQTGNPSAACAAALGFPIPSEPFRYYPTEPNDQSFDNFSFKAGVQLYPTEDIMFYGSFSQGYKTGGWTTRLSNPLMVAPTFGEEEAETWEAGVKSTLIDRLLQLNLAAFSTKYEGIQLNFQEGVSPTVKNAGNARIKGFEIEAQAAPSDIFTVNASIGYVDAYYTSVDGPAQVDPNPLQLGVFAGASLPKAPDWKINISPRLEVPFGAGSLIVLADWTHTTSMRNDTEGTRLLMRPSTDIVNASVTYQPDLAGWNLTVGGTNLTDERYLVTGQAQIGGGVIYGTYSRPAEWYARLGFEF from the coding sequence ATGAAATGCACGCAGGTTTCGCTCGCCGTTCTGGCCTTTGCCCTTGCCACGCCCGCTTATGCCCAAGACGCGCAGCAGGCAGGTGATGCGGCCGGTCAGGAAGACCAGCAGAGGACAGGCGGTATCCGGGAAATCGTCGTCACCGCGCAGAAGCGCGCGGAAGACGTGCAGGATGTGCCGATTGCGATCAGCGCCTTCGATGCCGAATCGCTGCAGGAACGCGCCATCGGCAACGTATCTTCCCTGTCCGCCATCACGCCGAACGTGACGCTGGACGCATCGACGCCCTTCTCCGGCTCCAGCGCGGTTCTGGGCGCGACGATCCGCGGCATCGGGTCGAGCGACTTCGCCTTCAATATCGACCCGGCGGTGGGCGTCTATCTCGACGGCGTCTATCTCGGCCGTTCCATCGGCGCCAATCAGGACCTGCTCGATGTGGAGCGGATCGAGGTGCTGAAGGGCCCGCAGGGCACGCTGTTCGGCCGCAACACGATTGGCGGCGCGATCTCCATCGTGACCCGCAATCCGGGCGATGAATTCCGCGTCACCGGCGATGTGACCACGGGCAGCTTCAAGCGTATGCAGGTGCGCGGCATGGTCGAACTGCCGATCACCACCGGGCTTTCCTCTTCCCTCGCCTTCGGCATGATGAAGCGCGACGGCTATCAGAAGCGCAAGGAATATCCGGGCTTCGTAGGCGATTACACTTCGTGGGAGCAGTTCCCGGCAGCCGGTTACCAGAATGCCGACCGGCAGGGCGGCGATGACACGTGGAGCGCGCGCGGCAAATTGCGCTGGGACGATGGCGGCGCATTCCGGGCCACGCTGACGGGCGATTTCACCAATATCGATCAGGAATCCACCGCCAATACGGTGCTGGACGTGCTGGATGATAATCCGGCGGCCTTCTTCTCCGGCCTGTTCAACACCTGCATCAGTTCCACCGCGGCGGAAATCGGCGCTGCTGGCCTCACCTTCGTCTGCGGCCCGCGCAACGGATCGGGCGGCTATAACACGATCGAAGGGCTGGCCAGCCGCAATGTCGATGCCGATCCGCTGAACGATATCGCCCCCTATGACGATCGCTGGGTGAATGACGATATCGATACCAGCTACGCCACCGGCAATAATTTCTCCAAGCTGGAACAGGGCGGCGTCGCGCTGGATCTGGAATATGATGTCAGCCCGGACGTGATGCTGAAATCGATCTCCTCCTTCCGGAAGATCGACTTTGCCGCCGGGGTCGATCTCGACAATTCGCCGCTGCCGATCCTGCAGACCAGCTTCACGGTGGACCAGGAACAGTGGAGCCAGGAACTGCAAGTTACCGGCTCTTTCCTGGACGATGCGCTGAACTTCGTGCTTGGCGGTTATGTCTTCAATGAAAAGGGCGACCTGCGCGATTTCGTGACCTTCGCGGGCGGGCTGCTGCAGGTCGATGGCCCGGGCGAGATCGACACCACCGCCTATGCCGCCTTTGGGCAGGTGGACTGGCGCCTGTCGGACCTGATCGGCGTGACCTTTGGTGGCCGCTATACCAAGGAAGACAAGAGCTATATCGGCGCGCAATCGGACCTGAACGGCATCAATTACAAGCTGGCGGGCTGCATGGATCTGGACCCGCAGACCGGCAATCCGAGCGCAGCCTGCGCCGCCGCATTGGGCTTCCCGATCCCCAGCGAGCCGTTCCGTTATTACCCGACGGAACCGAACGATCAGAGCTTCGACAATTTCTCCTTCAAGGCCGGCGTGCAGCTCTACCCGACCGAGGACATCATGTTCTACGGCTCGTTCAGCCAGGGCTACAAGACGGGCGGCTGGACCACGCGTCTTTCCAACCCGCTGATGGTGGCGCCAACCTTTGGCGAGGAAGAGGCGGAAACCTGGGAAGCGGGCGTGAAATCGACCCTGATCGACCGCCTGCTGCAGCTCAACCTGGCGGCTTTCAGCACCAAGTATGAAGGCATCCAGCTGAATTTCCAGGAAGGCGTTTCGCCGACAGTGAAGAATGCCGGCAATGCGCGGATCAAGGGCTTCGAGATCGAAGCGCAGGCCGCCCCGTCGGATATTTTCACGGTCAATGCGTCGATCGGCTATGTCGATGCCTATTACACCAGCGTGGACGGCCCGGCCCAGGTGGACCCGAACCCGCTGCAACTGGGCGTGTTTGCCGGTGCCAGCCTGCCCAAGGCGCCGGACTGGAAGATCAATATCTCCCCGCGTCTGGAAGTGCCCTTCGGCGCAGGTTCGCTGATCGTGCTGGCGGACTGGACCCACACCACCAGCATGCGCAACGACACGGAAGGCACCCGTCTGCTGATGCGGCCTTCCACCGATATCGTGAATGCCAGCGTCACCTATCAGCCGGATCTGGCGGGCTGGAACCTGACCGTGGGCGGGACCAATCTGACCGACGAGCGTTATCTGGTTACCGGACAGGCGCAGATCGGCGGCGGTGTGATCTATGGCACCTATAGCCGTCCGGCCGAATGGTATGCCCGGCTCGGGTTCGAGTTCTGA
- a CDS encoding helix-turn-helix domain-containing protein — MSSIAKFVTDGVAADDRLRYWNSVADEVFCGTFVNAESQRFEGELWSWSVGDLDMIRTRSVTASVGRRPLDTVEERVIMHMQWRGTGQHRQRGQETQLGPGDFVIGSPHSPYQFDLSPHEMMVVEFPKQGLLERVPDLEDRLAKSLSGNSAAARVFNDFLMSLWRQADGTDPLDGNWTEGVNRVFYDLAAMAIRDAGRENPVSEQEIRLRRHAEAVIDAALDDPDLRSATIASELGTSVRSVQNLFAKAGTTPSAAILNRRLERAAERLITDPKATITDIAFAHGFNDSAYFTRCFRQKFGISPRDWRMGNSD; from the coding sequence ATGAGTTCCATTGCGAAATTCGTGACCGACGGCGTCGCTGCCGACGACCGGCTGCGATACTGGAATTCCGTGGCGGACGAGGTGTTCTGCGGAACATTCGTCAATGCCGAAAGCCAGCGTTTCGAAGGCGAGCTGTGGAGCTGGAGCGTCGGCGATCTGGATATGATCCGCACGCGATCCGTCACTGCCTCCGTCGGGCGCCGCCCGCTGGACACGGTGGAAGAACGCGTGATCATGCACATGCAGTGGCGCGGCACCGGGCAGCACAGGCAAAGAGGGCAGGAAACCCAGCTCGGCCCCGGCGATTTCGTGATCGGATCCCCGCATAGCCCCTATCAGTTCGATCTCTCCCCGCATGAAATGATGGTGGTGGAATTCCCGAAGCAGGGCCTGCTGGAACGCGTGCCCGATCTGGAAGACAGGCTGGCCAAAAGCCTTTCGGGCAATTCCGCCGCAGCGCGGGTGTTCAACGATTTCCTGATGTCGCTGTGGCGCCAGGCAGACGGGACCGATCCGCTGGATGGAAACTGGACCGAAGGCGTCAACCGCGTGTTTTATGACCTGGCGGCAATGGCGATCCGCGATGCCGGGCGGGAAAACCCCGTATCGGAACAGGAAATACGCCTGCGCCGCCATGCCGAAGCGGTGATTGACGCTGCGCTGGACGATCCGGACCTGCGCAGCGCCACCATCGCCAGCGAACTGGGCACTTCTGTCCGCAGCGTGCAGAACCTGTTCGCCAAGGCGGGAACGACGCCATCCGCCGCCATTCTCAACCGGCGGCTGGAACGGGCGGCGGAACGGCTGATCACTGATCCGAAGGCGACCATAACGGACATCGCATTTGCCCACGGCTTCAATGACAGCGCCTATTTCACGCGTTGTTTCCGGCAGAAATTCGGCATTTCCCCGCGCGACTGGCGGATGGGCAACAGCGATTGA
- a CDS encoding class II aldolase/adducin family protein — protein MATQLKRGAECSDAEWTARQELAACYRIFDMMGWSESIYNHITLRVPGEEAFLINPYGLLWDEVTASNLVKIDSDGNKLCASPYPVNKAGFTQHGLFHKHLDWAHAIVHTHTPDTMAVCSCADGLTPTNFYACFFDGQIGYHDFEGITVRAEEGERLLANLGENRILMLRNHGPVVLGQTLYEMFFNYYMLQRACEIQVKTAALGNPIRVPPEVVAVHQRDRDEVALKDFGKADFEAWMRKLDRIDTGWRE, from the coding sequence ATGGCGACCCAGCTGAAACGCGGGGCCGAATGCAGCGATGCGGAATGGACCGCGCGGCAGGAACTGGCCGCCTGTTATCGGATTTTCGACATGATGGGCTGGTCGGAATCGATCTACAACCACATCACCCTGCGCGTGCCGGGGGAGGAAGCCTTCCTCATCAATCCCTATGGCCTGTTGTGGGACGAGGTGACAGCGTCCAACCTGGTCAAGATAGACAGCGACGGCAACAAATTGTGCGCCAGCCCCTATCCGGTGAACAAGGCGGGTTTCACCCAGCACGGCCTGTTCCACAAACATCTGGATTGGGCACATGCCATCGTCCACACTCACACGCCCGATACAATGGCGGTCTGTTCCTGTGCGGACGGGCTGACGCCCACCAATTTCTATGCCTGCTTCTTTGACGGGCAGATCGGCTATCACGATTTTGAAGGCATTACCGTCCGCGCTGAAGAGGGGGAGCGTTTGCTGGCCAATCTGGGCGAGAACCGGATCCTGATGCTGCGCAATCATGGCCCGGTGGTGCTGGGCCAGACATTGTACGAGATGTTCTTCAATTATTACATGCTTCAGCGCGCCTGCGAGATACAGGTGAAGACCGCGGCCCTTGGCAATCCGATCCGCGTTCCGCCCGAAGTGGTGGCCGTGCATCAGCGTGACCGCGACGAAGTGGCGCTGAAGGATTTCGGCAAGGCCGATTTCGAAGCCTGGATGCGCAAGCTGGATCGTATCGACACCGGCTGGCGCGAGTAG
- a CDS encoding 2,4'-dihydroxyacetophenone dioxygenase family protein, whose amino-acid sequence MATQMKAPPSDKAEIVDIPYAYRDLVERTSPGGRYIDAQTDVDSPWVPFGDSAAIKHLAFDVRRNLYSNILWVKGPGVVGTHFHRGTITMVCLEGSVRYLEYDWVASPGGLILEVPGESHTLVTDHPEGCKLFGWMEGPIDFYDGDANFVETVDVFWMMNHYEDYCKEQGIEINPKLYL is encoded by the coding sequence ATGGCAACGCAAATGAAGGCCCCGCCGTCCGACAAGGCCGAAATCGTCGACATTCCCTATGCCTATCGCGATCTGGTGGAGCGCACGTCCCCCGGCGGGCGCTATATCGACGCGCAGACAGACGTGGACAGCCCGTGGGTGCCCTTTGGCGACAGCGCCGCGATCAAGCACCTGGCCTTTGACGTGCGGCGCAATCTCTATTCCAACATATTGTGGGTGAAGGGGCCGGGCGTGGTCGGCACCCATTTCCACCGCGGCACGATCACCATGGTCTGCCTGGAAGGTTCCGTTCGATATCTGGAATATGACTGGGTGGCATCGCCCGGCGGCCTGATCCTGGAAGTGCCGGGCGAAAGCCATACTCTGGTGACCGACCACCCCGAAGGCTGCAAGCTGTTCGGCTGGATGGAAGGCCCGATCGATTTCTATGATGGCGATGCGAACTTCGTCGAGACGGTCGACGTGTTCTGGATGATGAATCACTACGAGGATTACTGCAAGGAACAGGGCATCGAGATCAATCCGAAGCTCTATCTCTGA
- a CDS encoding NAD(P)-dependent alcohol dehydrogenase has translation MTDQSPIHARAAICRGNSEPFAIQDVTLDALRPEELRIRVVACGICHTDLAVRDKQLPVPLPVVLGHEGAGIVEEVGSDVTVAKPGDRVVMSFNSCGHCPSCAVDAPTYCYEFFPHNWSGMRADGSPTLFADGEPMNANFFGQSSFATQAIAHERNVVKVPESAADIPLERLAPIGCGLMTGAGAVLRSMKVRAGLPIAIFGTGTVGMAAIMAAKIAGADPIIAVDVNDNRLAVAKELGATHAFNAKDDAIGKIRELCPQGLGYVFDTTGINKVIQDAWSLLAPMGICGIVGASDPADNLTFNEAEFMGGGRRVMGILGGDSDLVTFLPDLIAYHQEGRFPFEKLIGYFNFDQINEAIEASESGEVVKPVLKIGSED, from the coding sequence ATGACCGATCAGTCCCCCATTCATGCCCGCGCCGCGATCTGCCGCGGAAATTCCGAACCTTTCGCCATTCAGGACGTAACGCTGGACGCATTGCGGCCGGAAGAATTGCGTATCCGCGTGGTCGCCTGCGGGATCTGCCACACCGATCTGGCGGTGCGGGACAAGCAATTGCCCGTGCCGCTGCCGGTGGTGCTGGGCCATGAAGGCGCCGGCATCGTGGAAGAAGTGGGCAGCGACGTGACAGTGGCCAAGCCCGGCGACCGCGTGGTGATGAGCTTCAACAGCTGCGGCCATTGCCCCAGCTGCGCCGTGGATGCGCCAACCTATTGCTATGAATTCTTTCCGCATAACTGGTCGGGCATGCGCGCCGATGGCAGCCCCACCCTGTTCGCGGATGGAGAGCCGATGAATGCCAATTTCTTCGGCCAGTCCAGCTTCGCCACGCAAGCCATCGCGCATGAACGCAATGTGGTGAAAGTGCCGGAAAGCGCAGCAGACATTCCGCTGGAACGGCTCGCCCCCATCGGTTGCGGCCTTATGACCGGCGCGGGCGCGGTATTGCGGAGCATGAAAGTGCGCGCCGGCCTGCCCATAGCCATCTTCGGCACCGGAACCGTTGGCATGGCCGCGATCATGGCGGCCAAGATTGCCGGGGCTGACCCGATCATCGCCGTGGACGTGAATGACAATCGCCTGGCAGTGGCGAAGGAACTGGGCGCCACCCATGCCTTCAACGCGAAGGACGATGCAATCGGCAAGATCCGCGAATTGTGCCCGCAGGGCCTGGGTTATGTTTTCGACACGACCGGGATCAACAAGGTCATCCAGGATGCCTGGAGCCTGCTCGCCCCAATGGGCATTTGCGGCATTGTCGGCGCGTCGGACCCGGCGGACAATCTGACCTTCAACGAAGCCGAATTCATGGGCGGCGGCCGCCGTGTGATGGGCATTCTGGGCGGGGACAGCGATCTCGTCACCTTCCTGCCGGATCTCATCGCCTATCACCAGGAAGGCCGTTTCCCGTTCGAAAAACTGATCGGCTATTTCAATTTCGACCAGATCAACGAGGCGATCGAAGCCAGCGAAAGCGGCGAAGTGGTGAAGCCGGTGCTGAAGATCGGATCCGAGGACTGA
- a CDS encoding MFS transporter — protein sequence MQPSGTARQGNWTKNSPAYQFLLVFLLSLNFGIVFFDRQAINALMPFVEPELQLSGTQIGLLASGLSFTWAIAAFFVGKLSDSLGKRKLLLILSTIAFSLCSFLSGLATSFLFLFAARLLMGAAEGGVMPISHAMVASEVDPRRRGLAQGVAQNLGSNLLGSFLAPVVLVWFAMQFSWREAFYLAAAPGLLSAALIWFMLKEPEPAPVQEEHAGDSMSILQALKVRNMWICVVVGVLMVGHFVITWAFMPIYLVQGKGLDPSTMSWVMGALGIAAAIYSIVVSGLSDMIGRKPVMVLLPLLAVAGPLGALYYEGSAFSLAAIFFVGWAVNGIFPIFMATIPSETFAQRHHATVLGLAMGSCEVLGGVFGPTIAGMLNDAFDLSAFLWLLMGLSLVSGIVALGLKETAPAVLARRAR from the coding sequence ATGCAGCCAAGCGGCACCGCCCGGCAGGGCAATTGGACGAAAAATTCGCCCGCCTACCAGTTCCTGCTGGTTTTCCTGCTCAGCCTGAATTTCGGCATCGTGTTCTTCGATCGGCAGGCGATCAATGCGCTGATGCCTTTCGTGGAGCCGGAGCTGCAGCTTTCGGGCACGCAGATCGGCCTGCTGGCCAGCGGCCTCAGCTTCACCTGGGCGATTGCGGCCTTCTTCGTCGGCAAATTGTCGGACAGCCTCGGCAAGAGGAAGCTGCTGCTGATCCTGTCGACTATCGCCTTTTCGCTGTGTTCGTTCCTTTCCGGGCTGGCCACCAGCTTCCTGTTCCTGTTCGCCGCCCGCCTGCTGATGGGCGCGGCCGAAGGCGGCGTGATGCCGATCAGCCATGCCATGGTGGCGAGCGAAGTGGACCCGCGGCGGCGCGGCCTTGCGCAGGGCGTGGCGCAGAATCTCGGTTCCAACCTTCTCGGCAGCTTCCTGGCGCCCGTGGTGCTGGTGTGGTTCGCCATGCAATTCAGCTGGCGGGAGGCGTTCTATCTGGCCGCCGCGCCGGGCCTTCTCAGCGCCGCGCTGATCTGGTTCATGCTGAAGGAACCCGAACCGGCCCCGGTGCAGGAAGAACATGCCGGCGACAGCATGTCGATCCTGCAGGCGCTGAAGGTCCGCAATATGTGGATCTGCGTCGTCGTCGGGGTGCTGATGGTCGGCCACTTCGTGATCACCTGGGCCTTCATGCCGATCTATCTGGTGCAGGGAAAAGGGCTGGACCCCAGCACGATGAGCTGGGTGATGGGCGCGCTGGGCATTGCCGCTGCCATCTACTCCATCGTGGTGTCCGGCCTGTCCGACATGATCGGGCGCAAGCCGGTGATGGTGCTGTTGCCCCTGCTTGCCGTGGCCGGCCCGCTGGGCGCGCTGTATTATGAAGGATCGGCCTTTAGCCTTGCCGCGATCTTCTTCGTCGGATGGGCGGTGAACGGGATCTTTCCGATCTTCATGGCCACGATCCCTTCCGAAACATTCGCCCAGCGCCATCACGCCACCGTGCTCGGCCTCGCCATGGGATCATGCGAGGTTCTGGGCGGAGTGTTCGGCCCGACCATTGCCGGCATGTTGAACGATGCGTTCGACCTTTCGGCATTCCTGTGGCTGCTGATGGGGCTTTCGCTGGTCAGCGGCATCGTGGCCCTGGGGCTGAAGGAAACAGCGCCTGCCGTGCTCGCCCGGCGCGCGCGCTAG
- a CDS encoding SDR family NAD(P)-dependent oxidoreductase has translation MKTLDQFDIAGRSAFVTGAASGIGLAYAECMAEAGARVTLTDVDAEGAQRETKRLVDEGYEVRWEACDVTDLDQVAAAIDAHVHAYGGLDICFANAGLDVGNGFWSPENKRNPDGQIDVYDKWRWDKSIDINLTGCFHTVREAARAMKANTDRRGGSIVITSSNAAEVNEAIVGVPYMAAKAGVKHFMRHAAYELAAYGIRVNAIAPGPFVTNIGDGWVKKNPAAKKAWDDLVPVGRMAETYQIKPLALLLASDAGSYMTGAHVMIDGGMQLGPIKPLD, from the coding sequence ATGAAAACTCTCGATCAATTCGACATTGCCGGCAGATCCGCCTTCGTGACCGGGGCGGCCAGCGGCATCGGCCTGGCCTATGCCGAATGCATGGCCGAAGCCGGTGCCAGGGTAACGCTGACCGATGTGGATGCCGAAGGCGCCCAGCGCGAGACGAAGAGGCTGGTGGACGAAGGTTATGAAGTCCGCTGGGAAGCCTGCGACGTGACCGATCTGGATCAGGTTGCCGCCGCCATCGATGCCCATGTACATGCCTATGGCGGGCTGGATATCTGCTTCGCCAATGCCGGACTGGATGTGGGCAACGGGTTCTGGAGCCCGGAGAACAAGCGCAATCCCGATGGCCAGATCGACGTTTATGACAAATGGCGCTGGGACAAGTCGATCGATATCAACCTGACCGGCTGTTTCCACACGGTGCGCGAAGCCGCGCGGGCGATGAAGGCGAACACGGACCGGCGCGGCGGCAGTATCGTCATCACCAGTTCCAACGCGGCCGAAGTGAACGAGGCGATCGTGGGCGTGCCCTATATGGCGGCCAAGGCGGGGGTGAAGCATTTCATGCGCCATGCCGCCTATGAACTGGCCGCATACGGTATCCGCGTGAACGCGATTGCGCCCGGCCCCTTCGTCACCAATATCGGCGATGGCTGGGTCAAGAAGAACCCCGCCGCGAAAAAGGCCTGGGACGATCTGGTGCCCGTGGGCCGCATGGCCGAAACCTATCAGATCAAGCCGCTGGCCCTGCTGCTGGCATCGGATGCAGGCAGTTACATGACAGGCGCGCATGTGATGATCGACGGCGGGATGCAGCTTGGCCCGATCAAGCCGCTCGATTGA
- a CDS encoding VOC family protein, protein MTETLGYGQPMGGVAQTAFVVPDLQEAIQRWIVDMRAGPFFVLDHFLVEGQTYRGQESTADITIAMGFAGHMLIELIQPLDANPSVYQETIGKRGYGFHHFGIACADVDAASRDYQARGYEEAFRAAVPTGGEVVYLDNGTGADWGFLELLPVTPGMDQAFTRFWQASRDWDGSDPVRPFL, encoded by the coding sequence ATGACTGAAACGCTTGGCTATGGCCAGCCTATGGGCGGCGTGGCGCAAACCGCATTCGTGGTCCCCGATCTGCAGGAGGCGATCCAGCGCTGGATCGTGGACATGCGCGCAGGCCCGTTCTTCGTGCTCGATCACTTCCTTGTCGAAGGGCAGACCTATCGCGGGCAGGAAAGCACGGCCGATATCACCATCGCCATGGGCTTTGCCGGGCACATGCTTATCGAACTGATCCAGCCGCTGGATGCCAATCCCAGCGTTTATCAGGAAACGATCGGCAAGCGCGGATATGGCTTCCACCATTTCGGCATTGCCTGCGCCGATGTGGACGCAGCCAGCCGGGATTACCAGGCGCGCGGATATGAAGAGGCGTTCCGCGCCGCCGTGCCGACCGGGGGCGAAGTGGTCTATCTCGACAATGGCACGGGCGCGGATTGGGGCTTCCTGGAATTGTTACCCGTGACACCGGGCATGGACCAGGCCTTCACGCGGTTCTGGCAGGCCAGCCGGGACTGGGACGGGAGCGATCCGGTACGGCCATTCCTCTGA